A genome region from Acidimicrobiales bacterium includes the following:
- a CDS encoding SCO family protein: MTATGRRRALAAMLATTAALGAFACSDGDDAATGAATSDVGTNESDGPDVGDGWHGALVREPAARPDFTLTDTGGRRYDFQAETAGELTLLFFGYTSCPDICPLHLATLTMALERSGMPDPVVVFVTTDPERDTPEHLREWLDSFDAGIVGLTGTPEEIRRAEQAALVDPSFYADADGNPVDEPDADVNYEVGHAAQIIAYTSDDLTHIVYPSGVKSDDWEADLPRLADGWEPRPDAP, translated from the coding sequence ATGACCGCCACCGGGCGACGACGGGCCCTCGCGGCGATGCTGGCGACGACCGCCGCCCTCGGCGCCTTCGCCTGCTCCGACGGCGACGACGCAGCGACCGGCGCCGCGACCAGCGACGTCGGCACGAACGAGAGCGACGGACCGGACGTCGGCGACGGCTGGCACGGGGCACTCGTGCGGGAGCCGGCCGCGCGCCCCGACTTCACGCTCACCGACACCGGCGGCCGTCGCTACGACTTCCAGGCCGAAACCGCTGGAGAGCTCACCCTCCTGTTCTTCGGGTACACGTCGTGCCCCGACATCTGCCCGCTCCACCTGGCGACCTTGACGATGGCCCTGGAACGCTCGGGGATGCCCGACCCGGTGGTCGTGTTCGTCACCACCGACCCCGAGCGCGACACCCCGGAGCACCTACGGGAGTGGCTCGACAGCTTCGACGCCGGCATCGTCGGCCTCACCGGCACCCCCGAGGAGATCCGCCGCGCCGAGCAGGCTGCTCTGGTCGACCCGTCGTTCTACGCCGACGCCGACGGCAACCCCGTCGACGAACCCGACGCCGACGTGAACTACGAGGTCGGCCACGCCGCCCAGATCATCGCCTACACGTCCGACGACCTCACCCACATCGTCTACCCCTCCGGGGTCAAGAGCGACGACTGGGAAGCCGACCTGCCCCGGCTCGCCGACGGCTGGGAACCGAGGCCGGACGCTCCCTGA
- a CDS encoding VOC family protein: MGLSSYRLNASIAVTDMTRAEEFYEGKLGLSAARTGADGSKVYASAGDASLEVYPSPDHAGGSTATLATWHVDDVEQTVDELTSNGVTFEQYEGVLETGFDYGTDEKGISPRAGGGKVAWFKDPDGNIFSIAGDR, encoded by the coding sequence ATGGGATTGAGCAGCTACCGACTGAACGCGTCGATCGCGGTCACCGACATGACCCGGGCCGAGGAGTTCTACGAAGGCAAGCTCGGTCTCTCGGCGGCACGGACCGGAGCTGACGGAAGCAAGGTCTACGCGTCGGCCGGTGACGCATCGCTGGAGGTCTACCCATCTCCGGACCACGCCGGTGGGTCGACCGCGACCCTGGCCACCTGGCACGTCGACGACGTCGAGCAGACGGTCGACGAGCTGACCTCAAACGGCGTGACCTTCGAGCAGTACGAAGGCGTGCTCGAGACCGGCTTCGACTACGGCACGGACGAGAAGGGGATCTCACCCCGCGCCGGCGGCGGCAAGGTCGCCTGGTTCAAGGATCCCGACGGGAACATCTTTTCGATCGCGGGTGATCGCTAG
- a CDS encoding MmgE/PrpD family protein produces MSGTIVTGRAGATEQLVDWTVTAEAGDFEPATHEFTKGLLLKTVTSLVVGSRYPFGELMIRHARRAGGDPQAGVAGGGFRTDLESAAFTNGTIAHTPEMEDCFFRAENRETSSPVWTFPALLSVAEVHGSTGADVVTSSIVAFEVASRLVRGAPGLGVQHGINTCTWWGVPATAAGAARLLGLDQQATAHAMSIALSQSSGIGHQTGFDAHKLEAGHSCRAGITAALLAAEGATGAPNFVEDEHVAFAVVRASGNADPAATVRGLGTERPAVHNVEFKKYPGCGLLHASVDGLTGLLAEHHVTYDDVERVETTVSRHTAEYCDRPHPATLDSARWSFSWVLAEILLHGRITVQTYTDESRLTDPTHHAARDKVRVVVDDTLSTGWSGGKVAVHLRDGRVLHHDAEAFRGHPDSPLSPGEIVDVLRPFLVEASDPTTADAVIELVMDLDRQPDLGPLMALVTHFREGS; encoded by the coding sequence TTGAGCGGAACGATCGTGACGGGGCGCGCCGGGGCCACCGAGCAGCTCGTCGACTGGACGGTCACGGCTGAAGCCGGGGACTTCGAGCCGGCGACGCACGAGTTCACCAAGGGGCTCCTGCTCAAGACCGTGACGTCGCTGGTGGTCGGGTCCCGCTACCCGTTCGGCGAGCTGATGATCCGCCACGCCCGCCGGGCGGGTGGCGACCCGCAGGCCGGCGTCGCCGGGGGCGGGTTCCGCACCGACCTCGAGTCGGCGGCGTTCACCAACGGCACCATCGCCCACACGCCCGAGATGGAGGACTGCTTCTTCCGGGCCGAGAACCGGGAGACCAGCTCCCCGGTGTGGACGTTCCCCGCCCTGCTCAGCGTGGCCGAGGTCCACGGCTCGACCGGGGCCGACGTCGTCACCAGCTCGATCGTGGCCTTCGAGGTCGCCTCCCGCCTGGTCCGGGGCGCCCCCGGCCTGGGCGTGCAGCACGGCATCAACACCTGCACCTGGTGGGGCGTGCCCGCCACCGCGGCCGGCGCCGCCCGGCTCCTCGGCCTCGACCAGCAGGCCACCGCCCACGCCATGAGCATCGCCCTGTCGCAGTCGAGCGGCATCGGCCACCAGACCGGCTTCGACGCCCACAAGCTGGAGGCGGGGCACAGCTGCCGGGCCGGGATCACCGCCGCGCTGCTGGCCGCCGAGGGAGCGACCGGGGCGCCGAACTTCGTCGAGGACGAGCACGTCGCCTTCGCGGTCGTTAGGGCCTCGGGCAACGCCGACCCCGCCGCCACCGTCCGGGGCCTCGGCACCGAGCGGCCGGCGGTCCACAACGTCGAGTTCAAGAAGTACCCGGGCTGCGGGCTGCTGCACGCGTCGGTCGACGGGCTCACGGGTCTCCTGGCCGAGCACCACGTCACCTACGACGACGTCGAGCGGGTGGAGACCACGGTCAGCCGGCACACCGCCGAGTACTGCGACCGCCCGCACCCCGCCACGCTCGACTCGGCCCGCTGGAGCTTCTCGTGGGTGCTCGCCGAGATCCTGCTCCACGGCCGGATCACGGTGCAGACCTACACCGACGAGTCCCGCCTCACCGACCCGACCCACCACGCCGCCCGGGACAAGGTGCGCGTGGTCGTCGACGACACCCTGTCGACGGGCTGGAGCGGCGGCAAGGTCGCGGTCCACCTGCGCGACGGCCGGGTCCTCCACCACGACGCCGAGGCGTTCCGCGGCCACCCCGACTCGCCGCTCAGCCCCGGCGAGATCGTCGACGTCCTGCGGCCCTTCCTCGTCGAGGCGTCCGACCCGACCACGGCCGACGCGGTCATCGAGCTGGTCATGGACCTCGACCGCCAGCCCGACCTCGGCCCCCTGATGGCCCTGGTCACCCACTTCCGAGAAGGCAGCTAG
- a CDS encoding amidohydrolase family protein: MQRTQEIVDADGHVWEDPAGLIQRLPAPWRHDFENNPIVAEHFLFPPLDHFHAMPVKVPVLETRTDNDVGPAEWLAFLEEVGIAHSVLYPTRALALGRLRDPDFAVAITHAYNEWLAETYGAHPSGRFSGVALLPMQAPERAVAELRHAHETLGLRAAMITANGLPRHLGDRSYWPVYEEAERLGCPLSFHGGSHSGLGFDDLNVYAPVHALGHPFSLLITLGGLLFNRVYERFPGLRTAYLEGGSAWILMALERFAESGKAFGSYDTGGDALVLPQGTGADDLLIELIRDGRIALGCEGGEHDLAYVAERVGRAPFMYSSDFPHEVDAASCAHELKELEELQLSDDDTAAILAGNARAFYGL; the protein is encoded by the coding sequence ATGCAACGCACCCAGGAGATCGTCGACGCCGACGGCCACGTGTGGGAGGACCCCGCCGGCCTCATCCAGCGCCTGCCCGCGCCCTGGCGCCACGACTTCGAGAACAACCCGATCGTGGCCGAGCACTTCCTGTTCCCGCCGCTCGACCACTTCCACGCCATGCCCGTGAAGGTCCCGGTGCTGGAGACCCGCACCGACAACGACGTCGGCCCCGCCGAGTGGCTCGCCTTCCTGGAGGAGGTCGGCATTGCCCACTCGGTGCTCTACCCGACCCGGGCCCTCGCCCTCGGGCGCCTGCGCGACCCCGACTTCGCCGTCGCCATCACCCACGCCTACAACGAGTGGCTGGCCGAGACGTACGGGGCGCACCCGTCGGGCCGGTTCTCCGGCGTGGCGCTCCTGCCCATGCAGGCCCCCGAGCGGGCGGTCGCCGAGCTGCGCCACGCCCACGAGACGCTGGGCCTGCGGGCGGCGATGATCACCGCCAACGGCCTGCCCCGCCACCTCGGCGACCGCAGCTACTGGCCGGTGTACGAGGAGGCCGAGCGGCTGGGCTGCCCCCTGTCGTTCCACGGCGGCTCGCACAGCGGCCTCGGCTTCGACGACCTCAACGTCTACGCCCCGGTCCACGCCCTCGGCCACCCGTTCTCCCTGCTCATCACCCTCGGCGGGCTGCTCTTCAACCGGGTCTACGAGCGCTTCCCGGGCCTGCGCACCGCCTACCTCGAGGGCGGCTCGGCCTGGATCCTCATGGCGCTCGAGCGCTTCGCCGAGTCCGGCAAGGCGTTCGGGTCCTACGACACCGGTGGCGACGCGCTCGTCCTGCCCCAGGGCACCGGCGCCGACGACCTGCTGATCGAGCTGATCCGCGACGGCCGCATCGCCCTGGGCTGCGAGGGCGGCGAGCACGACCTGGCCTACGTGGCCGAGCGGGTCGGGCGGGCGCCGTTCATGTACTCGTCCGACTTCCCCCACGAGGTCGACGCCGCCTCCTGCGCCCACGAGCTCAAGGAGCTGGAGGAGCTCCAGCTGTCCGACGACGACACCGCGGCCATCCTCGCCGGGAACGCCCGGGCGTTCTACGGCCTCTGA
- a CDS encoding SDR family oxidoreductase yields MPRLADDVAVITGGGAGIGRAIAQLFAAEGARVAVADVDVEAAATVAKSIRETGGQARALPLDVRDAVSVTAVFEEVERLLGPVSVLVNNAGGSRDDDGPIHALTEEAIDATIGLDLRGTLLCCRAALGQMRRAGRGSVINLASYHALGGDSPAHAYSAAKGGVIATTRSMAARYAADGIRVNAIAPGIVLTERVTARIERDRTDLTEIRTHHPHAVGSPDDVARIALFLASPDSRLITGSTLAADGGLSLY; encoded by the coding sequence ATGCCCCGACTCGCCGACGACGTCGCCGTGATCACCGGTGGAGGTGCGGGGATCGGCCGCGCCATCGCCCAGCTGTTCGCCGCCGAGGGGGCGCGGGTGGCGGTCGCCGACGTCGACGTCGAGGCGGCGGCCACGGTCGCCAAGTCGATCCGGGAGACCGGGGGACAGGCCCGGGCGCTGCCGCTCGACGTGCGCGACGCCGTCAGCGTCACCGCGGTGTTCGAGGAGGTCGAGCGGCTGCTCGGCCCGGTGTCGGTCCTGGTCAACAACGCCGGCGGCTCCCGCGACGACGACGGTCCCATCCACGCCCTCACCGAGGAGGCCATCGACGCCACCATCGGCCTCGACCTGCGCGGCACCCTGCTGTGCTGCCGGGCGGCGCTGGGCCAGATGCGCCGGGCCGGCCGGGGGAGCGTGATCAACCTGGCGTCGTACCACGCCCTCGGTGGGGACAGCCCGGCCCACGCCTACAGCGCCGCCAAGGGCGGGGTGATCGCCACCACCCGGTCGATGGCCGCCCGCTACGCCGCCGACGGCATCCGGGTGAACGCCATCGCCCCCGGGATCGTGCTCACCGAGCGGGTGACCGCCCGCATCGAGCGCGACCGCACCGACCTCACCGAGATCCGGACCCACCACCCCCACGCCGTCGGGTCGCCGGACGACGTCGCCCGCATCGCCCTCTTCCTCGCCTCACCCGACTCCCGGTTGATCACCGGCTCCACGCTCGCCGCCGACGGCGGCCTCTCCCTCTACTGA
- a CDS encoding LLM class flavin-dependent oxidoreductase, with amino-acid sequence MTLPKIRFSTNAGYGTPDSRPPEQVHRDAIELAVRAEELGYDSVSLSEHHFSDYVGVPNPAVVAAAIAARTERIRISINISVLPLHSPVTVAEDYALVDVISNGRLDFGCGRGYQPGEFKGHGVALADSRDRLHEAIQVIQGLWTQDDFSFKGEHYEVDHLTLYPKPKQQPVPFRVAGVSPESFEAVAKMKLPLLCAPSITPLDKVKASLDVYRDALAAEGEDPTDYSITLPQWVYIAHDDAEAFDAPRPSMEWFQRRNSELMTAGIQPDDPGFSFYSKAQANRANFDYQHYFDLGVFLFCTPEKAIERLRSRIELLGVSEVLCAFHTSSIEETLENMERFATTVMPAFTGETTAAVA; translated from the coding sequence TTGACTCTCCCCAAGATCAGGTTCTCGACCAACGCCGGCTACGGCACACCCGACTCCCGTCCCCCGGAGCAGGTGCACCGCGATGCGATCGAGCTGGCGGTGCGGGCCGAGGAGCTCGGCTACGACAGCGTCAGCCTCTCCGAGCACCACTTCAGCGACTACGTGGGAGTGCCCAACCCGGCCGTGGTCGCGGCGGCTATCGCGGCGCGCACGGAGCGCATCCGCATCTCCATCAACATCTCGGTGCTGCCGCTGCACAGCCCGGTGACGGTGGCCGAGGACTACGCGCTGGTCGACGTGATCAGCAACGGCCGCCTCGACTTCGGCTGCGGCCGGGGCTACCAGCCCGGAGAGTTCAAGGGCCACGGCGTCGCGCTGGCCGACTCCCGCGACCGGCTCCACGAGGCCATCCAGGTCATCCAGGGCCTCTGGACCCAGGACGACTTCAGCTTCAAGGGCGAGCACTACGAGGTCGACCACCTCACGCTGTACCCGAAGCCCAAGCAGCAGCCGGTGCCGTTCCGGGTCGCCGGCGTGAGCCCCGAGTCGTTCGAGGCGGTGGCCAAGATGAAGCTGCCGCTGCTCTGCGCCCCGTCGATCACCCCGCTCGACAAGGTGAAGGCCAGCCTCGACGTCTACCGTGACGCTCTGGCCGCAGAGGGTGAGGACCCGACCGACTACTCGATCACGCTCCCGCAGTGGGTGTACATCGCCCACGACGACGCGGAGGCGTTCGACGCGCCCCGGCCGTCGATGGAGTGGTTCCAGCGCCGCAACTCGGAGCTGATGACCGCCGGCATCCAGCCCGACGACCCCGGCTTCTCCTTCTACTCGAAGGCCCAGGCCAACCGGGCCAACTTCGACTACCAGCACTACTTCGACCTGGGCGTCTTCCTGTTCTGCACGCCGGAGAAGGCGATCGAGCGGCTGCGGTCGCGCATCGAGCTGCTGGGCGTGAGCGAGGTGCTGTGCGCGTTCCACACCTCGTCGATCGAAGAGACGCTCGAGAACATGGAGCGCTTCGCCACGACGGTGATGCCGGCGTTCACCGGCGAGACCACGGCTGCGGTGGCCTGA
- a CDS encoding LLM class flavin-dependent oxidoreductase codes for MTGTEALGPPRHRGAVTGGRLTFGLSGLVTQADGTTPAAYHAAVRAAVDAAALAEEVGLDAVWTSEHHFSSSGFVPAPFVLLAAMAERTERVTIGTDVMLPSMWDPVRFAEEAAVVDQLSGGRLILALGIGYRDHEFEGLGLRRRDRVARFTECIRVLRESAGGTVSGVGLIPDEVLPTSPTPFQAAGPPVWGGGKVEAAVRRARRLGEGYFASMMSPDGLRRRIGWLDDEAPLGDFALAQTMLLFTAARDAEAIAAPGLRRVQGYMQSWKAESEPGGADAIREERVEATTWRPGDEWQAATPRPDLTDEERLTHALVVGDPDHCVERLTPFVEALADAPGDGPRHLSARLVYPAIPPGDTAECIRLFAKEVVPPLHEVFTRRATTAHP; via the coding sequence GTGACCGGGACCGAGGCCCTGGGGCCTCCCCGCCATCGCGGCGCCGTCACCGGCGGCCGGCTCACCTTCGGGTTGAGCGGCCTCGTGACGCAGGCCGACGGCACCACGCCCGCGGCGTACCACGCCGCGGTGCGGGCGGCCGTCGACGCCGCGGCGCTGGCGGAGGAGGTGGGCCTCGACGCCGTGTGGACCTCCGAGCACCACTTCTCCAGCTCCGGCTTCGTGCCGGCGCCGTTCGTGCTGCTCGCCGCCATGGCCGAGCGGACCGAGCGGGTCACGATCGGCACCGACGTGATGCTCCCGTCGATGTGGGACCCGGTCCGCTTCGCCGAGGAGGCGGCCGTGGTCGACCAGCTCAGCGGCGGCCGGCTGATCCTGGCGCTCGGCATCGGCTACCGCGACCACGAGTTCGAGGGCCTGGGCCTGCGGCGGCGCGACCGGGTGGCCCGCTTCACCGAGTGCATCCGGGTGCTGCGCGAGTCGGCCGGCGGCACCGTGTCGGGCGTCGGGCTGATCCCCGACGAGGTCCTGCCCACGTCGCCCACACCGTTCCAGGCGGCGGGGCCGCCGGTGTGGGGTGGCGGGAAGGTCGAGGCGGCGGTCCGGCGGGCCCGACGCCTCGGTGAGGGCTACTTCGCCTCGATGATGAGCCCCGACGGCCTGCGCCGGCGGATCGGGTGGCTCGACGACGAGGCTCCGCTCGGCGACTTCGCCCTGGCGCAGACGATGCTGCTGTTCACCGCGGCCCGTGACGCCGAGGCGATCGCCGCGCCCGGTCTGCGCCGGGTGCAGGGCTACATGCAGAGCTGGAAGGCCGAGTCGGAGCCCGGCGGCGCCGACGCGATCCGCGAGGAGCGGGTCGAGGCCACCACCTGGCGGCCGGGCGACGAGTGGCAGGCGGCCACCCCGCGCCCGGACCTCACCGACGAGGAGCGGCTCACGCACGCCCTGGTCGTCGGCGATCCGGACCACTGCGTCGAGCGGCTGACCCCGTTCGTCGAGGCGCTGGCCGACGCGCCCGGCGACGGGCCCCGGCACCTGTCGGCCCGGCTGGTCTACCCGGCGATCCCACCGGGCGACACGGCGGAGTGCATCCGCCTGTTCGCGAAAGAGGTGGTGCCGCCGCTCCATGAGGTGTTCACGAGGCGGGCAACGACAGCCCATCCATAG